A stretch of Chrysiogenia bacterium DNA encodes these proteins:
- a CDS encoding alpha/beta hydrolase — RPVIIPTADPEQCLEGLYHRGTQVPVVIAPPHPMMGGSMEVTVLNELAYACFKQDFPSMRFNFRGVGASAGEISADMDYAVEDMGYALEQLLETTDQPRAIIGGYSFGSIAAARLALGNARARAALLVAPPVARMDCAFMAGLQVKTLVVAAQMDEFGPPEKLQELFADADDVIIEVVPKADHFFQSGLAELGRIVREWLETF, encoded by the coding sequence CGCCCGGTCATCATTCCCACCGCCGATCCCGAGCAGTGTCTCGAAGGGCTCTATCATCGTGGCACGCAGGTGCCTGTCGTCATCGCCCCGCCGCATCCGATGATGGGCGGCTCGATGGAGGTTACGGTCCTCAACGAACTGGCCTATGCGTGCTTCAAACAGGATTTTCCCAGCATGCGTTTCAACTTTCGCGGGGTAGGGGCCTCGGCGGGGGAGATCAGCGCCGACATGGACTACGCGGTCGAGGACATGGGCTACGCGCTCGAGCAGCTTCTCGAAACCACCGATCAGCCGCGCGCCATCATCGGCGGCTATTCCTTCGGCTCCATCGCGGCGGCACGGCTGGCACTGGGCAATGCCCGCGCGCGGGCCGCGCTGCTCGTTGCGCCGCCGGTCGCACGCATGGACTGCGCCTTCATGGCCGGCCTCCAGGTGAAGACGCTCGTGGTGGCGGCCCAGATGGACGAGTTCGGCCCTCCCGAAAAACTCCAGGAACTCTTCGCCGACGCCGACGATGTCATCATTGAAGTTGTCCCGAAGGCCGACCACTTCTTCCAGAGTGGGCTGGCCGAGCTGGGCCGGATCGTACGCGAGTGGCTCGAGACTTTCTGA